One window of Medicago truncatula cultivar Jemalong A17 chromosome 2, MtrunA17r5.0-ANR, whole genome shotgun sequence genomic DNA carries:
- the LOC11412425 gene encoding U3 snoRNP-associated protein-like YAO, with protein sequence MPAKNNRKKNSRDPFFDDGPTKRRRVAADEDQDAEIESDSDFDEDGFVPSKGEGEQESEEETTAEARKRLAEEYLRKFKDSARREKEQRDEDGDGSDDDDDEDEDGVRDSLSTKMIKEQQEESGRIRKAIASRVKLDGDGGFENLVKHKQCVTAVALSEDDSKGFSASKDGSIVQWDVESGKCERYKWPIDSVLKSHGLKDPQGSAAKQSRQILTLAASSDGRYLATGGLDRHIHIWDTRTREHLQAFPGHRGPVSSLAFREGSTELFSGSFDRTVKIWNVEDRTYMNTLFGHQSEVLSIDCLRKERVLSAGRDRSMQLFKVHEESRLVFRAPASSLECCCFVNNEEFLSGSDDGSIELWGAVRKKPIHILRNAHALLTDSKKSDQNDSERLPNGNLENGHHHPENHHCSSVHSWVSAVTVCRNSDLAASGAGNGFVRLWTIENETKDIKPLHNVPLVGFVNSLAFAKSAKFLVAGVGQEPRLGRWGRIREARNGVSILPLKLS encoded by the exons ATGCCCGCTAAGAACAACCGCAAGAAGAATTCACGCGACCCATTTTTCGACGACGGTCCCACCAAACGCCGCAGAGTAGCCGCCGACGAGGATCAAGATGCTGAGATTGAAAGTGATAGTGATTTTGACGAAGATGGTTTTGTTCCATCGAAAGGTGAAGGGGAACAGGAGTCTGAAGAGGAAACTACAGCTGAAGCTAGGAAGAGACTAGCTGAGGAGTATTTGAGGAAGTTTAAAGACAGTGCTAGGAGAGAGAAGGAACAAAGAGATGAAGATGGTGATGgaagtgatgatgatgatgatgaagatgaggatGGGGTGAGGGATTCGCTATCTACGAAGATGATAAAGGAGCAGCAAGAGGAGAGTGGTCGCATCAGAAAAGCTATTGCTTCAag GGTTAAATTGGATGGTGATGGTGGATTTGAAAATTTAGTGAAGCATAAACAATGTGTCACTGCGGTGGCTTTATCTGAGGACGATTCTAAGGGGTTTTCGGCTTCGAAAGATGGAAGCATTGTGCAATGGGATGTTGAGAGCGGGAAATGTGAGAGGTATAAGTGGCCCATTGATTCGGTTCTGAAGTCTCATGGCTTGAAGGATCCTCAAGGTTCTGCTGCAAAGCAAAGTAGACAGATTTTGACTTTGGCTGCAAGTTCGGATGGTCGCTATTTGGCAACTGGGGGACTTGATCGTCATATTCATATATGGGATACACGCACTAGGGAGCATCTTCAG GCTTTTCCTGGTCATAGAGGTCCTGTTTCTTCTCTGGCTTTTAGGGAAGGAAGTACCGAGCTATTTTCTGGATCGTTTGATCGAACGGTTAAGATATGGAATGTTGAGGACAGAACTTACATGAATACTCTGTTTGGCCATCAAAGTGAAGTATTAAGTATTGATTGTTTACGCAAAGAAAGGGTATTATCTGCTGGCCGTGATCGTAGTATGCAGTTGTTTAAG GTCCACGAAGAGTCACGTCTTGTATTTCGTGCTCCTGCATCTTCTTTAGAATGCTGCTGTTTTGTTAATAATGAGGAATTCTTGTCTGGTTCGGATGATGGTAGCATTGAGCTTTGGGGTGCAGTACGAAAGAAGCCTATTCATATTTTGAGGAATGCTCATGCTTTACTGACAGATAGCAAGAAATCTGACCAAAACGATAGTGAAAGACTACCCAACGGTAACCTAG AAAATGGTCACCACCATCCCGAGAATCACCATTGTTCTTCAGTACACTCTTGGGTCAGTGCAGTGACCGTCTGTAGGAACAGTGACCTTGCCGCATCTGGTGCGGGTAATGGTTTTGTTAGATTATGGACAATTGAAAACGAGACCAAAGACATTAAACCTCTTCATAATGTACCGTTG GTTGGGTTTGTGAATTCTTTGGCTTTTGCGAAATCAGCAAAATTCCTTGTTGCTGGAGTTGGGCAG GAACCGCGTCTAGGAAGATGGGGAAGAATACGTGAAGCTCGAAATGGAGTTTCAATTCTTCCACTTAAATTGTCATGA